Sequence from the Fragaria vesca subsp. vesca linkage group LG4, FraVesHawaii_1.0, whole genome shotgun sequence genome:
ATTAAAGTCTGAAAGCATCATTAACTTATTAACAATGACCTATTTAGAAGACTAAGGTGTTTCATAAATTCATGCACAAGTCTAATCAAAATTGTATATTTTTAGCTCTTTCTTTAATTATATTGTTGTGGAAATAATGTTGTGTGCCAACTGATGTTTATTAGGAGAATATACCGACTGCCACAAAAGAGAAGGTGACGGCAGGCATGCTTATGGGCGTTGAGGAGGCACTTGGATTACCAAAACGATCACTTCAGACACCATTTTATACCCGAGTCCAGTTATGGTGAGAAATTGCACTTGGCAGCATTCAATGTGAATTTGTTTTTATCATGTTCCAGCGAGGGTGTATAACTGGTTGTGGTGATTCAACCAAAACATTGAGTCGACTGGAATTTCATTAACCATAGTTGTGGGAAATGAATGTAATTTTGAATGCTCTATATCTTGAGTTTAATTTCCATGTTGTAATGTATGCAGGGGTGCGGCTCTTCCAACTAATACGCCTGGTATCCCCTGCATCTTTGATCCACACGGAAGGGCTGGTATATGCGGTGATTGGTTACTGGGTTCTAATTTAGAATCAGCAGCCCTAAGTGGAATCGCTCTTGCATATCATGTAAGTAGCACTTCAACTTTTATTCAAAAGAGACGTGTCTGAATTTTGTTTGGAATATATGCTATGAACGCATTGTTTGTCTCTATAACTATGCCTCTTGCCCTGAGAATATGATCAATTACACTTATGAATTGCACGTGTAGCTTCATATCATCCAATCTTAGTAAGGCTTTTCTGGTTACAGATGGCGGACTATTTCCAAAGTGGTGGAGACCGTCCCGATGAGTTTGCTGTTGGTTTACGAAGCGAGTTTGAACGACTTAAAGGACATGATATAGGCCAATTTCCAGGGTTGGAGCCCGTAAGTGAAACACACACAGTGCCAGAGTTGCAGCCTACCACTTAAAAGGCATGAGAGTAGTAAGAAAGTTCCTGACAAATAGTGTAAATCTGTGTAGTGTACCGCAAAACTGAATGCAGATTAAGAATGATATAGATAGAAATTGCAAAGTTCAAGATATAGCTTTTGTATGTTTTCTATGATTTAATGACATGTACCACATTATGGCAATTTTAATATAAAAGGAACGTGAGACAAGTTTGTTATGTAAATTTTGTGACACGAAGAAAACCACAAGAACACCAATCTTCTGGGAGTAGAAGCTTTGGCCTTCAAGACAAACATCCAAGGTCAGAAGTTTTCTTAATCATTTTGCTTTTGGTCTTGTGGAAATTGCAGCTGAAATCAACCTGTTTATTTATTTTCATTCTTTGTAATCAGGTATGTCATGAATGAGCGGCGGTGTTCATTTGGACTGCCCCGTTATGTGGCGGCAGATGTGACTGCTGAGAGGAAATTTCAGTGGCGTGCAAGGTAACTTGTGCAATTTTTTTCGTGATATTATTATCTTCTTTTTTTCAGAATGAATTGAGTGTTTTTTTTTCTTTTTCGTTTCTTTGTTGCTGGTTTGGCACTTTGATATTTTATCTTATTACTTTATTTGTGAGCCATGTAAATGGCTGATGCTTGCAGGCTGTTGCTTCAGCTCCAAGAGTCCATGTTTGAGTCTTATGGGCATGCCATTACTCACTAATCAGTTGCCTCTGTCTGTGTAAAGTTAATAACTTCCTTGAGCCATTGCCCTTTCCTCCTCGATCAAACTGATATGTTTTTGGCATGAACTAAGGTAATACTAATGACCTTGGGGGAATGGTTTTTTATATGATATCTGTGTTTGGTGTTTCTCTTACCTTGAACGTACAAATGTCTAGCTCATTTGAAAGTCATCAGTTCATCGTCTTTCAGTTAGGCTATTCCATTAGCTCAAGTTCATATTGCTCAAGTACGAAATATAGTTGATAATCTTATGTTGTCTATACAGTTTTGTTGACTTAGTATATAAGATTAGAAGATAAGTGGGAAGTCAAGAGTCAGGGTACATCTATTGGAAAGTGTAGGCAACCCATGATAAATCAGGTGAGAGGGTCTTTTGGCTTCTTCAGGGGCTTGGCTCTGAACCAGCGAACGGAATACGGGCGAGCCCTATTACACATTGCCTTCTTAGGGTTAGGGATTCTTTCCACAGTGCCAACGCTTCCCCTGGTCTTTCCGGTTTCACCTTTTGTTTTAGAATGTTTTATCATTTTCAAGCATGTTGCCACCAGAAGCGGAACCCCGATGAAGATCAGCATAAAATAACCAAGGTCCCAATCAGTTCCAATTGTTTCGCAAAGTGCACAAGGGGCTAGTACAAATAAGAATAAGACCGATAGACTTAATAAGGGACCATTTGAGCTCCAGATCGTAATGCTCCTAGAAAAAGAATGGAATTCTTTTTATTGATATTTGGCAAATTATGCCAATCATATTTTAGCTTCAAGGAGGAAGACATGGCCAAGTTTGAACTTGGCTCAGAGTTGCTCAAGTTGATTTCTCCATTTGACAGTGAAGAAAAATTCATTTTCACGTTTCTAAGTCTAAGTTGAATCATCCATCAATATCATTTCTAGGGCAGCAACGTGAGCACCTATGCATTGTTCTTGCCGTCTGTGTATATATAGCTTGGATATATAAAATGTTACAGTTTATCTTAATATGTGATGCTTGGATTCAAAGATGCATATGCTAGCAGCTCTTGATCACACTCGAATAGTTTCATGTCTTCTTGGCTCAATCTTACCCAGGACTCTATGCCATCACCGCCTTTTGTATCCATCAGAAATACCATATTCTTGGCAGGTGGAATACATGAGCTCATCCAAACTGGTTTTCCCCACCCAAAATCTGCAGCCTCGTATAGTGGAAACCTACACCAACTTGTGCACGCGTACAAGGCCATGTCATCACTGGTTAGCATTCTCATAGCTTCCATCTGAGGCTCACAAATCACCGAAATGTCCTCGCTGAGTGGTAGTCTATTTGCTTTCTTGCAAAATTCTTCAATCCCTTTCCTTAATTCAGAAACCAAGCCATGTAACTCTGCCTCAGTATCCTCTGCCGTGGCGATGAAGGACCCAACAAAGTTCCCAACAGAGTCATTTGGTAGGGGAGGGACTGTTCTGTTTCGAATATTCACATTTTGGTACAGTGCCGATAACCTGGATGAGGATCCAAAATTTGTCCTGGAAGCCTTCATTGCACATTTCCAAATGAGGGCTGCTACAATCTCTACCTTTGTGGCTTGTTTGACACTCAGAGAAGGTGCTTTGGCCTTAAGAGCAGTCATCTTTGAGCCATTGAATACATACCTCTTCGTTACAGATTTGTCGTCTCTGATCTTATTAAGATTCTCAAGAGTTGGTGGAGTCATCGAGATGTCTCTTGGTGGGGTCATCGACGCGGCGTTGAAAATAGGACACACTTTCTCGCTAATCCCAGAAGCAGTATTTGCCCAACTTCTGAGGAAAGTGCTCAATGTGGCTGCATCAGCTATCTTGTGAGAAAGACATATGCCGAGGCCGATTCCACCGCACTTGAAGTAGTTGGCCTGAACATGCAGCACACATCCCCTGCCTTCTATAAAGGATTCACAATTGATAGGTAGCAACTGTTTTAGTACCTCGTGGTCTGGTGCTTTGAGAATGTCTGAAAGAAAGCAGCTGACTTGAGCTTCAGTGAAGCCTGCCCCATCATCATTGCAGTCAATGGAAAAATTGTCTTTGATTCTTCCAGCAAACGGGTAAAAGCGAGTCAGAGTTTCCGAAAGCGATTTCTTTAGCTGCAAGGTTCTTCCAGCTGCAGCAGTAAGATCACTTGTGGTGTAGAAAAGCAGCACTGGAATGTAAGTAGCAGGAGCCAGTTGGTCCAAAAGGGAAAGATTGAAGGTTTTCAACTGGATGGGAGTCGAAGAAGAGGGTCTAATGCTATCTATACCAATAATACAAATCTCTAAAGTTGCCATTTTATTCTTGCTCAAGTTCATATCAACTTTCAACTCATTTTGGGAACTTGTTTAACCTCCACATGTTTATAAGTACGAGCCCAACAATCTAACTACTCACATGCAAATTCTGTGAAAGGTAGTTTGTTAAATGATATTACGTATTGAAAAATCATTTTGTTCTCTCCTTGAACTCTCACTTCACTCAAATGTTGTGAAGTGACTAACAGTTAACAAGTTTACCAACAATCACACTAAATAAGAAATAAAGAACAAGAAAAACTCACATCAACAACCCCTAACACAAAATTGGCTACACAAAAGGGCAAGCACCATGAAAAAACAATGCAAAGATATTGAAATGAAACTCATATGCTCCGACAATCTGGTTACCCATTATGTCTAAGCCTAAAAACTACATAAAAAAACAAAATCAACAACAAAAAACAAAGCTAAATATGACATTTTTGAGTTTGGGTTATAAGAATAGTGCCCAACCATAGTTCCTTCAAATTTCTTCAATTTAACACCAAAATCAAACAACCCAAGACTCTAACAACCTAGAACGCAAGAATAATAATAAGTTTCGATGAATTCTAATAGTTAATAGTAATTATATCAAAATAGATTACATCATATATAATTCATGTAACATTTCAAATTGATCATCAGCAGCTAGCATCTCCTCAATAAAGTCTTTCGTTATGTTCATATGTTTGCCTGTGCTCCAATGCTTTTTGCTAGCTGCTGAGGCTCAACTTGAATCGTTACATGAGTTATATTGAAATCTCTTTCAGTATAGTTACTAGTAACTAGTAGAAATCATCAAAGGTATGGTTATTTTGATATACTCAATAAAAATTGGTGACTGCACAACAATTATGTGAAGTGAGAGTTCAAGTAGAATTGAAAACATTTTCAGTACGTAAACACATGCAACAAATTCCTATTCACGGCATTTGAATGTGAGTAGTTATATTGTTGTGTTTGCGTAAACATGTAGAGGGCAAACAACTTTTCGAAGTGAGTTGAAACCTATCAACTCTTGGAGCAAGAATAAAATGGCAACATAGTAGAGCTAAACAAGTATGTGTCCAATATACACAGCTTTTACTTTTCAAATACTTTCTTAGATTGAAAGTTGAAAACCAATATGAGGAGGTTGAAATCAACATGTTGATCGACAATTGAGATCTGAAAATGTTGTATATTATCATTACAATGAGGATAAACAAAGAGAAGATGAGATCATAGAGTTTAGCATATTCTTTCTTATTTTCTTTTTTCTTATCTTTAGGTTCCTAATTCTTGGAAGAATTCATGCATGGCGTTTAATTTCTTATTCTTTTTACTGGCCATTACATAACACGAAGGACTAATATGGAATTTTTAGGATGAGAGGGGAATGAGGACTAGAGAGCATTTGAGCCGGGGTGTAGAGGCCACTAGAACTCAAGGATATGAGAAAGCTAAGTTGATGCAGACTCTTGATGTGTGCTGCATATATAGGAGGTGTTTGTTTGATAGGATAAGTCTCTTGGATTTGATTTAAATTTGCCAATCTGACCTCATCACATGTTTGGAGGCCCAGATATGGTTGGGCTAGAAAATTTAATTCCTATCAGACATTGATTTGAAGTCTAGTTGAAAACACGTTATTAAATATAACGAAACATTCATTCGGCTCATTCGCGACAACTCGAAACCACTATTCCTCTGAGACTTCGTCTGACACTCTCTCATCGTACGCGCTCTGTTCAAGTTTTCCGGTCATCCGCGGTCGTGTTCCACTATCTCTAACTATCTCTGGTCGTTGCCATCTCGTTCAATTGTGTTTTAGGTAAATTTTTCTCTAGAGAACTCTTTTGTGGTTTTCGATATGAAATTCTCTGATTCAACTAATTCAACTTAATCCTACGCGATTGATCTTTCTCTCTAATTTGATGGGTTTTCTTTCTTTTTATGTGCTACTGTGAATTTAATTTAAGGGTAATTCATAGGTAGTAAGAACTTTTGATTGATTGATTGTGTTATGTTGAATTGGTTACAGGATTTATGTTCATGACGTCAAGTTATGGTAAAAGTTTGTCTTCTAGTAAATTCTCTCTAAACCTCTTTTGTATCCCTGACCTCTAGGATTATGTGGGTTTTGGAGTTCGAGAATAAAATGGCACACGAGTCTTGGGGATAGATAGATAGCTGCAATCTTTGGGATGTTTTAAAAAAATGGAATGTTATGTATGTTTTGTACTTGACTGTTACATATAATAGATATTTGGTTTTTAAGGAACTTTGTCCTCATATAGTTGGTTGAGTTTTGAACTTGTAATTATCAGTATTGTAATATATACTGAAATATTGTTCAAGAACCATGGCATCCGCATCGAACAGAGGTCAAAGTAGAGTTCAACAATTGCTTGCTACAGAGCATAGCGTCAATGCTGCCAGAAATCGTAAGTTTTGTTCATTGTCTTTGATTTCACCAATGCAATAATCACATAAACAAGATCCAAATATATACATTCACATTTTAATTCTCCATTGTCTACAGGGTTTGGTGAAAGGGCTCATATTGCAAATGATAATGTATCTTCCGGTAGCTCTCTCTCTCTCTCTCTCTCTCTCTCTCTCTCTCTCTCTCTCTCTCTCTCTCTCTCTCTCTCTCTCTCTCTCTCTCTCTCTCTCTCTCTCTCTCTCTCTCTCTCTCTCATTATGTATATATATTATTGAGTAGTATTATGTCACATACTTATTTTCTTTCCTTTTTTTTTTGTTAATTTGGCATGTTTTTAATGATTAGATGATCATAGAAGAAAAATTTGGATGTTTTAGTTGGTAAGGCAGTTGCATGTACAGAAACAAATGATGGGCACAATGATGTTTTTGTATTTATGTTTTGTGTTGCATAGATCTCGGGAAAGAAGAAAGGTTTTTAAGTGCTCGAACATTTGTTAGGCATGACACTCGGGTTAGTCTTCTAGATAAGTTTATAAATTCATGCTCGGGTTAGTCTTCTAGATAAGTTTATAAATTCAAATGACACAACATGCATAAATGAACTCCGGATGGATAGGATGACATTTCATTTGTTATGTGAATTACTCTGTCATGATGGGGGGTTGGCGAATGATGGTTCAGTCTCGGTAGAGGAGCAAGTGTGTATTTTCCTACACATTCTTGCTCACCATGTAAAGAACCGTACAATACAAGATCGATTCGAATGCTTGGGAGAGACTATAAGTAGGTATTTTAATTTGGTTTTAAAAGGAGTGTATTGATTACAAGGTCAGCTACTAAAAACCCTAGAACATGTATGTGATGTTGAGAGTGATGCTAGATGGAAATCTTTTAAGGTATGTGTCTGCGTCATTTTAAGTTTATGACCTTTGGTCTCACTTGCTGAATTCAACTTGTTTTTAGTGTTGTAGAGTTTATATCTTTTTTTTCTTTTGTAAAATAGTTTAGGTGCATTAGATGGAACATACATCAGAATGCGAGTTTCTAAGGTTGATAAGCCAAGATATCGAACACGGAAGGGGGAAATTGCAACAAATGTCTTAGGTGTATGTGATCGAAACATGATGTTCATCTTTGTGTTGCCTGGATAAAAGGGTTCAACCTCGGATTCTAGAGTTCTCCATGAGGACTCAAGAGCATTTAAGCCGGGGTATAGATGCCACTGGAACTCGAGGATATGAGGAAGCTAGGTTGATGCAAACTCTTGATGTGTGCTACATATATATTGTAGTTCAATGGGCATTTTTTCTGTGGGTATTTTATAGCAAGCTGGATGGATCAATTGCATATAGCATATACAAGTCCACTGTAACTACTACTCGATCCTCTCTTTCTATCTTTCTAACTCCATTCCAAACTAACAACCGGATATAACAGTGTATCTACTGTTCTCATTGAAATGCAATACATCCACATCTCCACTACTCCCATCAGACAATGATACAACTAGTAGTTTCTCAACATCAACCTGTAAAAAATGTTGTTTAATGAAGTTTGTCTCATAAGTTGGTTAACCGATACATCAAGATCAATAAAACAAGTATTGACCTTCAAAGACCAGGATGTCAGCAACAATTTATCCACTCAAATTCAAATAGACTCTCTCGATCCAATCTGCCATCTAATACCAACGCAGAGTAAGTTTTTGCCTCACAGTAATCCCTGCTGAACTAAAGAAGGCTTAGCTCCCAAAAATGCAAATGCTCAACCCACATTTCCAACATATTAAGCACTTTGTTAACTAATGGTTCTAGGTTTAATACAATTATTCATAATGTCTTATCAGTAGTGTCTGATTAAACACTTACCAAATCTCTGAAACTCAGTCCACCTTCCTAATTATTAAGACATAAGACCTCCTATTTGAATCAATGAATACCTCCCCACTAGAACTTTGCTATCTTGAACTGTAATTGGCGACATACCCCTTTAGGAAGTTTAAACACAAACATGGAGTAAGTAGGAATTGTCTGCGCAACTGTCTTTACTAATACAAACTCTCCAGCTTTAGAGAGCAATTTAGAATGCTAACCTTGCATATGAGAATCAAGTCTCTCATTAATTCTCTTAAATATCCTTTATTTCTTCCAGCTGTGGTTGATACTTGGCAATGTTCTAAAAATCTCCGTCTAGAGCCAATTAATCCCCGCCTAGGCGCTAAGCGGTGCTTCACCGTTTCCGTCTAGAGAGTTAGAAAACCGATTAACCCGCCTAAGTGTTAGTCACCGGCTGTCCGCCCGACTAGCGCCTAGCATTTTTTAGAACATTGGTACTTGGTAGTCCTAAATATCGTTCATGACACTCCACTATTGGTACCTCCAATATGCGAGTGATTTCTAGCTTCCCATTATCATCTAGCCCTAGCCCAAAAGCAATTGTTGAATTCTGAAAATCGATCTTTTGTCCTTCAACACTCTCTTAAAGAAGCACACATTGTTTAATGTGGATTACCTCCTGCAGCTCCACCCTTTCGAAAAGCAAACTATCATCAGCAAATAAACCAGAGGCTGAACTCCTGCCTTAACTCTGTGAATTGATTCCTCTCTGTCATCTTTTTGAAGTAGTCCAGTAATGCTCACTTACCCCATCAAAAATAAATTGATAAAATATTATATAGTCTTTGTGGTTTGAAGTCGACATTTGTTCAGTCCTTGTGGTTTTATTTTAATTTTTAATGGCTACGTCAGCAATTTAACTGAACAAATTGATAGAATGACTATTTGGATGAAAAATGTGAACTTAAAGACCATTCAGATTAAAATAAAACCACAAAGACTGAACAGATATCATCGACTTCAAACCAGAAAGTCTAAACAAATTTCAATTCAAAATAAATAGGGCGATAAAGAATCTTTTTGCCTTAGTCTTCGTGTTGGCTTAATTAACACTAGCAACCTTCTACCCACTTCATATCAAGGACTTAAAAATCAAAGCTATCGCCGAGTTGACGATATATCCTAGCATCCCCAGATATTTTCGTGCGACTTTTATATATTTCAATCAAAAACACAAATAAGGAACACGGAGATTTGATCCCTGGTGATAGAGATACCACAAATTGGACAAAGCCACCGGTGCTAGCATTTCATTTGTGTTTTTACTTTTGCAACTTATATAATATTTAGTAGCATACTACTAATTTGAAAACCATAATTAATATTTATATTTCCACATTGTCGATATGGTCCGTGATATTTCTGTCAAAATTTCTAATTTTTGAACCCTTGATAATTCTTCGAAGTCTGATATTTTAATCCTTGCTTCATTTTTTATTTTATTTTTTTGAAGAGTTTGTCCTTGCTTGAGTGCTTCATATCAAAACCCACTTTAACTAAAACCCTGTTTGCGGCGAATTTCAAATTGGCTAAAACGTTTTAAAATTAAATTGGTTCTCTACGCCACGTCACCATTCTCGGTGATTCCTCGGCCCTATAAATACCAACACCAGAAACAGATCTCCTCCCGACTCTATGGAATCGTCCACCGCTTCACCGCCGGGGACAAGAAGCGGCCGCCGCGAGAAGCTGTTACGGAGAGTAATATTGCCGTCGATCCGAGGGCAAAACTGTCCAATATGCTTAGGAAGCCTCGAACCTCGCAGCGCGGCGGTGCTGGAGGCGTGTAAGCACGCGTACTGCCTCCGATGCATTCGCAAGTGGAGCACTTTGAGACGAAAATGCCCTCTCTGTAATTCCATCTTCGAGTCTTGGTTCGATACTATCAGCCTTTCTTCTCGAAGTTTCCGCCGGGAGATTTTACCTCCGCTCAATACTAACGCTTCTGCAACCGGAACTAGAAGCCTTCACGATGCACATCCAAGGTCAGCAGATTTTCTTGACCGTTTTGATTTTGATCCTTCAGGTTTGTAGAAATTGCAATTTGGACCTGAAATTAATTTTGTTTTTATACATAATGATTAGGAATGTGATGAATGAGCGGCGGCGATCACGGCCGTTGCCGTGGCGGCGTTCGTTTGGACGGCCGGGATCTGTGGCTGCTGATGTCATTGCTGAGAGGAAGCTTCAATGGCGCGCAAGGTAAATTTCTGCAATTTTTTTTAAGATTGAAATGAATTTTTTTTTTTCTTTTCTATGTTGATGGTTATGGCAATTTGGAATTTAATTTTATTGACTTATTTGGTTTGCAGTATATATGGAAGACGATTGCAAGCGGTTGCTTCAGCTCCAAGAAACCGTGTTCAAGTGGTATGTGCATATGCCATTACTCAATAGCGAGTTGGCGCTGTCTGTTTAAGGCAATGTGCTGAATTGTATGATGATGTTTGTGAATTTTCAGAGTGCGCCGGTTAATGATTTGGTGAAAGAGAGAGTGTTGCAAAGAGTGGAGCCTTGGATTAGAAGAGAGCTGCAGGTTATTCTTGGTGACAGAGATCCATCTGTTGTTGTTCATGTGGTCACCTCACTCTACACTGCGAGCCTTGACAAGAAGGATTCTGTCTCTTCGGGGCAACATGATGTACTGGATAACTTCCTTGAGCCGTTGCGCCCTTTCTTGCTTGAACGAACTGATATGTTTTGGCATGAACTAAGGTAGTACTAATGACCTTGGAATGATTTTTTATGGCGTTTGTGTTTGGTGTTTTTCCTACTGTGAATGTATGAATGTATAATTCATTTGGAAGTCATCAGCTCATCGTGTTTCAGTTGGGGCTAAATGAGAGTTGCCTAATGTCTAACTTATTTGGAAGTCATCAGCTGAAGTTCATATTGCTTAAGTAGGAAATATGGTTAATAATCTTCTGTTTGCCTTTACAGTTTATTTACTTTGTATATAAGATTAAAAGATAAGTAAGAAGCCAAGATTTATACAAAGTAACATCTAATGAAAAATATAGGGATTTGTGGGGATCTTTTAAACTTGATTGAAGAGTGCCATTAAGTCAATGGTTTATAAGGCCGAAGCTCTTTAAGGTCTTGTAGGACGCCCTCAAGTGTGGAAACAGTCATAGTTTCATCAACACCAATGAGCCTGGAACCTTGGAGTGATCTGCATAGATGTTGCTGAACCTTTCACTTAGTCATATAATATTAATGTGTAAGTTGCAATAGACCTTTGGTAGGAATCTAGTTAAAATCCATGTTTCATTTCTCTAAAATGGTTTACTTCATCCCTCTATGGAGGTGAAGAAAGTAAGCAGTCTTTTTTTTCATTTCTTCTGTCTACATGTACATGTTTTCTAACTTAAAATTATGGCCCTCCAGATGTTTTGCAGAGAGTCCGTTTAACATGCAAACATATGATGCTGTTGTTGAGTACAGAAGGCTGAGTTGAGTGAAGAGAGAAAACTAAGGCCATTCCTCATCTTTCCCTTTGTGTATGTTCCGGTTTTTCATTGGACTATCAAGTTATAAGACGCTGTTGAACTTGCCTATTCATGAGTATGAAGATCTGTATGGTAGTCTCCTTAGAGAGGAAGTCAGAGGCGGCATACCCAGTCAAGAGATTCATCAACTGAGTCATTGGAGAAGGAAATAAGCAATGCTAGAGCTTTAATGTTTAGGGAGAATATACGAGGGGGATATATGACAACTGCTACTAAAACAATCCAATAGACTGGAGCTCACTTTTGTGGACTCCCCAATCATGTTTGGCTCATCGAGTAGTTTCTGTGCTCTTTAGACCAGCAAGAAGATTTGAGGTGGCACTATCGGATTCCAAAGCTAGAGACACAGCATGGGTGAGGATTCTGCTTGGGGAGAGAGGACAATGCTGATACACAAAGCTACAACGAGCTTTCCAAATTGACCAGTTGATGGAACTGATTAAGATAGCCCATAACCGGTCTACTGTGCTATTTTGACCGGATAAAACATTTAGAAACCAAGAATCAAAACTGGTGAGCCTACTGTTGTTCTATTTCAGATCCAAAGGTGAGCTGAACCACACCGGAGTAACCCAAGAACACAATAGGAGAGTATGTTTGATTGATTCTATAGAGTCTCCACATATTGGGCAAGAAGGATTGCAGGTAAGTTCTCTTTAAAAGATTGAGAAATGTTGGGACCTCCCCATGCAATGCTTTCAGAGAAAGAATTTGATTTGAGGCAAAGTATTCAATTTTCATAAAAGTTTCCAGCACTTTGAATTGATGACATGAGAACTGCTAGCACTGTGATTAATCTGCATAGGCTGATCCTGATTTAACTGAATCCTTTGTGTGAGGCCATTGTTGCTTATCATCCCCAATCCCAGGATTAATAGGGATCGTATTTTTACAATTCACATCAGTAGGCTGGAGCAAATGCTCAATCTCCTCAAGCTTCCAACTCTGTTCTCCTTGTCAATTATACTCTCAATCAGTAGTGGTTCATTAGGAGGAATAGGACCCTTAATTGCAGAGGCCAAGGATT
This genomic interval carries:
- the LOC101311665 gene encoding salutaridinol 7-O-acetyltransferase-like, coding for MATLEICIIGIDSIRPSSSTPIQLKTFNLSLLDQLAPATYIPVLLFYTTSDLTAAAGRTLQLKKSLSETLTRFYPFAGRIKDNFSIDCNDDGAGFTEAQVSCFLSDILKAPDHEVLKQLLPINCESFIEGRGCVLHVQANYFKCGGIGLGICLSHKIADAATLSTFLRSWANTASGISEKVCPIFNAASMTPPRDISMTPPTLENLNKIRDDKSVTKRYVFNGSKMTALKAKAPSLSVKQATKVEIVAALIWKCAMKASRTNFGSSSRLSALYQNVNIRNRTVPPLPNDSVGNFVGSFIATAEDTEAELHGLVSELRKGIEEFCKKANRLPLSEDISVICEPQMEAMRMLTSDDMALYACTSWCRFPLYEAADFGWGKPVWMSSCIPPAKNMVFLMDTKGGDGIESWVRLSQEDMKLFECDQELLAYASLNPSITY
- the LOC101311958 gene encoding E3 ubiquitin-protein ligase Topors-like, encoding MESSTASPPGTRSGRREKLLRRVILPSIRGQNCPICLGSLEPRSAAVLEACKHAYCLRCIRKWSTLRRKCPLCNSIFESWFDTISLSSRSFRREILPPLNTNASATGTRSLHDAHPRNVMNERRRSRPLPWRRSFGRPGSVAADVIAERKLQWRASIYGRRLQAVASAPRNRVQVSAPVNDLVKERVLQRVEPWIRRELQVILGDRDPSVVVHVVTSLYTASLDKKDSVSSGQHDVLDNFLEPLRPFLLERTDMFWHELRCFAESPFNMQTYDAVVEYRRLS